The following proteins are co-located in the Leptospira weilii genome:
- a CDS encoding alcohol dehydrogenase catalytic domain-containing protein, with amino-acid sequence MKIQFSAMDYRSDDTFEKADYRFEGSLEKGWDISRNGKEYLHLGPGYKLLKSKLCGVCSTDLSRRFLPFPLPQVIGHEVIAEDVEADNGIKQKYVVEINDTFEARGEIPFDEFCKEGIPSHSPERKVLGIDRLPGGFGPYILAPQSAAIPFQNLPDKTAVLIEPFAASLQAVIASPPKNGDNVAVLGPRRLGSLLISALVAFRDYSGIRFQISALARHDHLLKLSLDLGADEAIDLRKENIKSLKDRFAIVYDTTSTTSGFESALQLSNRELHLKTTNGQEVFGVKKLTELVVDELSLLKFTDENLGFHWEKEARSNRTVYIAPNVGKISPPPRFKVYYGSVEEAEKILFSEDFEGRVPRFDLGIAGTAEEIDLLIRPSHRHENSLIRPRSAILFKGESKGNNILEFLNSGKSIRSSRCGDFHLAIKLLQENGKVSEALEKNMVTHIYSPESLSQAFATARTPEAIKVVIEHA; translated from the coding sequence ATGAAAATTCAATTCTCAGCTATGGACTATCGTTCCGACGATACTTTCGAAAAGGCCGATTATCGGTTCGAAGGAAGTTTGGAAAAAGGTTGGGACATTTCCAGAAACGGAAAAGAATATCTGCATCTAGGCCCGGGTTATAAACTTTTAAAATCCAAACTCTGCGGAGTTTGTTCCACGGATCTTTCGAGGAGATTTCTTCCCTTCCCTCTTCCGCAAGTGATCGGACACGAGGTCATCGCGGAAGACGTGGAAGCGGACAACGGAATCAAACAAAAATACGTTGTCGAAATCAATGACACGTTCGAAGCAAGGGGAGAAATTCCTTTCGATGAATTTTGTAAGGAAGGAATTCCGTCTCACAGTCCCGAACGAAAAGTCCTCGGCATCGATAGGCTTCCGGGCGGGTTCGGTCCTTACATATTGGCTCCTCAAAGTGCGGCGATTCCTTTTCAAAATCTTCCCGATAAAACAGCGGTTTTGATCGAACCATTTGCCGCTTCTTTACAAGCCGTGATTGCCTCTCCGCCTAAAAACGGGGACAACGTTGCAGTCTTAGGTCCGAGAAGATTGGGAAGTCTTTTGATATCCGCGTTAGTCGCCTTTAGGGATTACTCCGGAATCCGGTTTCAGATTTCCGCTTTAGCGAGACACGATCATCTTTTAAAACTTTCTCTCGATCTGGGGGCGGATGAAGCAATCGATCTCCGAAAAGAAAACATCAAGTCTCTCAAAGACCGCTTTGCAATCGTCTACGACACAACGAGCACTACGTCCGGCTTTGAAAGTGCGCTCCAGCTTTCAAACAGAGAGTTACATCTTAAAACCACGAACGGCCAGGAAGTATTCGGAGTCAAAAAACTCACCGAACTCGTAGTCGACGAACTATCCCTTTTGAAATTCACGGATGAAAATTTGGGTTTTCACTGGGAAAAAGAAGCGCGTTCCAATCGAACCGTTTATATTGCGCCTAACGTCGGAAAAATCTCTCCGCCGCCTCGTTTCAAGGTATATTACGGAAGCGTTGAGGAAGCTGAAAAAATCCTTTTTTCCGAGGATTTCGAAGGTCGTGTACCCCGTTTCGATTTAGGAATCGCTGGAACCGCCGAGGAAATCGATCTTTTGATTCGTCCGAGCCATCGTCACGAGAATTCTCTCATTCGTCCGAGAAGCGCGATTCTTTTCAAGGGGGAATCCAAGGGAAACAATATATTAGAGTTTTTGAATTCTGGTAAATCGATTCGTTCTTCCCGATGCGGGGATTTTCATCTCGCTATCAAACTCCTGCAGGAAAACGGAAAAGTTTCGGAGGCTCTGGAGAAAAACATGGTCACTCATATTTATTCTCCAGAAAGTCTTTCTCAGGCATTTGCGACCGCTCGTACGCCGGAAGCAATCAAAGTAGTGATTGAACATGCCTGA
- a CDS encoding class II glutamine amidotransferase, producing MCELLGMSANVPTDICFSLTGLVQRGGKTGPHKDGWGIAFYEGKGLRIFHDPSPGVESKIAAFVQKLPIKSEIVISHIRKANRGKVDLKNTHPFVREFWGSYWTFAHNGQFKKIKEESLGDFLPVGSTDSEYAFCWLLGKLKKKFKNPPKKEAELFKAVESLMWELHQKGISNILFSDSRNLYTFCSTKLSWITRKSPFGKARLVDADLSVDFRKVTTPGDKVTVIATRPLTSNEEWTICQPGEFSVWRKGQIVFSNR from the coding sequence ATGTGTGAACTTCTCGGTATGAGCGCAAATGTCCCGACGGATATTTGTTTCAGTCTGACCGGCCTTGTGCAAAGAGGAGGGAAAACAGGACCTCATAAGGATGGATGGGGGATTGCGTTCTATGAAGGGAAGGGACTTCGCATCTTTCACGATCCATCGCCGGGTGTGGAATCTAAAATTGCCGCCTTCGTTCAAAAGCTTCCGATTAAAAGCGAAATTGTGATCAGTCATATTCGCAAGGCAAACCGCGGAAAAGTGGATCTGAAAAATACACATCCATTTGTTCGGGAATTTTGGGGCTCGTATTGGACTTTTGCTCATAACGGACAATTCAAAAAGATTAAGGAAGAATCCCTCGGTGACTTTCTCCCGGTCGGAAGTACGGACTCCGAATATGCGTTCTGTTGGCTTTTGGGAAAGTTAAAGAAGAAGTTCAAAAATCCTCCTAAAAAAGAAGCCGAACTCTTCAAAGCGGTCGAATCTTTGATGTGGGAACTGCATCAAAAAGGAATCTCCAACATCCTCTTCAGCGACTCCAGAAATTTATACACATTCTGTTCCACGAAACTTTCCTGGATCACCCGAAAATCTCCCTTTGGAAAGGCCCGACTTGTGGATGCGGACCTCAGCGTGGATTTTCGAAAAGTCACAACGCCGGGAGATAAGGTCACTGTGATCGCAACTCGGCCTCTTACTTCCAACGAAGAATGGACGATCTGCCAACCGGGAGAATTCTCCGTATGGAGAAAAGGTCAAATCGTATTCTCCAATCGGTGA
- a CDS encoding glycosyltransferase, translated as MILHIDTETGWRGGERQLLLLAEGLKKRKIPQLIVGKPGSALEGRCFDHGLSFQALNMRGEWDLASVKAIRAIIEEKKIKLIHTHTAKAHTLALFAKSKLPDTKLVVSRRVDFSIRKNLFSIWKYKSKRNDLFLTVSNRIREILLRDGVDPAKTVTVHSGIDFSFTKKLPDPTRYKKEFSIKKDTIVIGNVAALVDHKDQKTLLNAIAKINPSKNFKVFIVGEGELRKELENLADTLGISDKIIFTGYRTDVPDIFSLFDIFTLTSKEEGLGTSILDAMAVGLPIVATKGGGIGEMLTHEKGAFLAEVGDSDSLAKYYETLMDDVKLRRTFGSFNKESVKRFSVKNTIRKTELAYYSFLGEELFGEKE; from the coding sequence GTGATTTTACATATAGATACGGAAACAGGCTGGAGAGGAGGAGAAAGACAACTCCTACTTTTGGCAGAAGGTTTAAAAAAGAGAAAAATCCCCCAGCTCATCGTAGGCAAGCCCGGATCGGCTCTGGAAGGAAGGTGTTTCGACCATGGGCTTTCGTTCCAAGCCCTCAACATGAGGGGGGAATGGGATCTTGCTTCCGTCAAAGCAATCCGCGCAATAATTGAGGAAAAAAAAATCAAACTCATCCACACACATACTGCAAAAGCGCATACGCTTGCCTTGTTCGCAAAATCGAAACTTCCAGATACAAAACTCGTAGTTTCCCGAAGAGTCGATTTCAGCATTAGAAAAAACTTATTTTCAATTTGGAAATACAAGTCGAAACGAAACGATCTTTTCCTGACCGTATCCAATAGAATTCGTGAAATCCTACTTCGAGACGGAGTCGATCCCGCAAAGACCGTCACCGTTCATAGCGGAATTGATTTCTCTTTTACGAAAAAACTACCCGATCCGACTCGTTACAAAAAGGAATTCTCAATCAAAAAGGATACGATCGTGATCGGGAACGTCGCCGCACTCGTAGATCATAAAGATCAGAAAACTCTTTTGAACGCGATCGCAAAGATCAATCCTTCCAAGAATTTCAAGGTTTTTATTGTCGGCGAAGGCGAACTGAGGAAAGAATTGGAAAACCTCGCCGATACATTAGGGATTTCTGATAAAATAATTTTCACCGGCTATAGAACCGACGTTCCGGATATCTTTTCTCTTTTCGACATTTTCACGCTGACTTCCAAGGAAGAAGGACTCGGAACTTCTATATTAGACGCCATGGCGGTCGGTCTTCCGATCGTCGCGACCAAAGGCGGAGGGATCGGGGAAATGCTAACTCACGAAAAAGGCGCCTTTCTCGCGGAAGTTGGAGACTCGGATTCCTTAGCAAAATATTATGAAACTCTTATGGATGACGTAAAACTTCGAAGAACGTTCGGGAGCTTCAACAAAGAATCCGTAAAAAGATTCTCCGTCAAAAACACAATTCGGAAAACGGAACTCGCCTATTATTCCTTTTTAGGCGAAGAACTCTTTGGAGAAAAAGAATGA
- the polA gene encoding DNA polymerase I: MKRLLIIDGHAFVFRAYYAFGASNLTNSKTGKPSGATFGFFKMLFKLLQDYTPTHVAMTFDPGGPLERGKTFEDYKANRKPMPEDLRPQINEVMETLEKIGFKVLKMEGHEADDIIGTLCETYRATAKEILIFSGDKDLYQLLEKKNIKMLRGKKGVTEFVEIDSAWVKEELGIDVKQIPDYMGIVGDTSDNIPGVKGIGDKGASKLLQEYKTLDGIYKNLDKIKNPSMKTKLSEQKENAYLSKQLATIRRDLKLGITEKDIETPDYKSDHAIVYFKSQGYNVLSRDLAKSAGKEVPKDSEATATTDTQEVRTIPAGEKGTYKLITTIEELSKICRGLLKSRVLSVDTETTSPNPAMAKLLGISFSNQEKTGFYVSVKNNASLFQDKSFGLEEVREHLGPVLSSQVPKVGQNIKYDLIVLENHGFVLNNIQFDTMLASYVIQPEGRRHNMDALAKDLLNYDTITYDDLVGTGKKKKELTDIDPEQVAEYAAEDADITFRLYQIFRKKIKESGVEPILRNIEMPLISVLAKMEKTGIALDVPYFEELARDFDREIRHLESEIHRQAGRSFNIASTKELQKILFDDLKLKIVKKTQTGYSTDHEVLEELLGEHPIVEKLLDYRKYTKLKSTYVDALPKMVNPRTGRIHTSYNQTIAATGRLSSTDPNLQNIPIRDREGRLLRKGFTVDSDEYEILSLDYSQIELRIMAHISKDPAMLEAYNHGLDIHIRTAAALYGVPEKEVTPEMRDKAKVVNFSVIYGVTPYGLSRNLRIPRDEAKSFIERYMTQYPGVKSYMESMVEFAEKNGYVQTLTGRRRPIIDINSTHKSAKEAAKRIAINSPVQGTSADMIKIAMINIHEDIEKKHYRSRMLLQVHDELVFEVHKKEKEEFKTSMKKHMENAMPLDLPILVEGKFGVNWDEAH; the protein is encoded by the coding sequence ATGAAACGTCTGCTTATCATCGACGGGCACGCATTCGTATTTAGAGCGTATTACGCATTCGGGGCTTCCAATCTCACAAATTCCAAAACCGGAAAGCCCAGCGGAGCTACATTCGGTTTTTTTAAAATGCTTTTTAAACTTCTTCAGGATTATACTCCGACCCACGTAGCGATGACTTTTGATCCCGGAGGTCCCCTGGAAAGAGGAAAAACTTTCGAGGATTACAAAGCCAATCGAAAACCTATGCCGGAGGACCTTCGTCCTCAGATAAATGAGGTGATGGAAACCCTCGAAAAGATCGGCTTTAAAGTTCTGAAAATGGAAGGTCACGAAGCCGACGACATCATCGGAACTCTCTGTGAAACGTACCGAGCAACCGCGAAAGAAATTCTGATCTTTTCCGGGGATAAGGACTTATATCAATTATTAGAAAAAAAGAATATAAAAATGCTTCGCGGAAAAAAAGGAGTCACCGAATTCGTGGAAATCGATTCCGCGTGGGTAAAGGAAGAATTGGGCATAGACGTAAAACAAATCCCGGATTATATGGGAATCGTCGGCGACACTTCCGATAACATTCCCGGTGTAAAAGGGATCGGCGACAAAGGAGCGTCCAAACTACTTCAGGAATACAAAACTTTAGATGGGATTTATAAGAATTTAGACAAGATCAAAAACCCTTCGATGAAAACGAAACTTTCGGAACAAAAAGAAAACGCCTATCTTTCCAAACAGCTCGCAACGATTCGAAGGGATCTGAAATTAGGAATCACCGAAAAGGATATAGAAACGCCCGATTACAAATCGGACCATGCGATTGTTTATTTCAAATCACAGGGTTACAACGTTCTTTCGAGAGACCTCGCCAAATCCGCAGGGAAAGAGGTCCCTAAAGATTCCGAAGCTACGGCTACTACCGATACACAGGAAGTCCGAACAATTCCCGCCGGAGAAAAAGGAACTTATAAACTCATAACGACGATAGAGGAGCTTTCAAAAATTTGCAGAGGACTTCTGAAGTCCAGAGTTCTTTCGGTGGATACGGAAACCACTTCGCCGAATCCTGCTATGGCGAAACTTTTGGGAATCTCCTTTTCCAACCAGGAAAAAACAGGCTTCTACGTTTCCGTAAAAAATAACGCTTCCTTATTTCAAGATAAGTCCTTCGGCTTGGAGGAGGTTCGAGAACATTTGGGCCCGGTATTGTCCAGTCAAGTTCCGAAAGTTGGACAAAACATCAAATACGATCTTATCGTATTAGAAAATCACGGTTTTGTATTGAATAATATCCAATTCGATACGATGCTCGCTTCCTACGTAATCCAACCCGAGGGAAGACGCCATAACATGGACGCCCTCGCAAAAGACCTTTTGAATTACGACACGATCACTTACGATGATCTTGTCGGTACGGGAAAGAAAAAAAAAGAACTGACCGACATCGATCCGGAGCAGGTTGCGGAATACGCGGCCGAAGACGCAGACATCACCTTTAGACTCTATCAAATTTTTCGGAAGAAAATCAAGGAATCAGGAGTGGAACCGATTCTGCGAAATATAGAAATGCCTTTGATTTCCGTGCTTGCGAAGATGGAAAAGACCGGCATCGCTCTCGACGTTCCTTATTTCGAGGAATTGGCTCGTGACTTCGATCGCGAAATCCGTCATCTAGAATCCGAAATTCACAGACAAGCGGGCAGATCGTTTAACATCGCTTCTACGAAGGAGCTACAGAAAATTCTTTTCGACGATTTAAAATTAAAAATCGTCAAAAAAACTCAAACCGGTTACTCCACCGATCACGAAGTTTTAGAAGAACTCCTGGGAGAACATCCGATTGTAGAAAAACTTTTGGATTACAGGAAATACACCAAACTCAAATCCACGTACGTCGACGCTCTTCCCAAAATGGTAAATCCTCGGACCGGAAGAATTCACACAAGTTACAACCAAACAATCGCGGCCACAGGAAGATTATCCTCTACCGATCCGAATTTACAAAACATACCGATTCGAGACCGAGAAGGTAGGCTGCTTCGAAAAGGATTTACCGTTGATTCTGATGAGTATGAAATTCTAAGTTTGGATTATTCTCAGATTGAACTTAGAATCATGGCTCACATATCCAAGGATCCTGCGATGTTGGAAGCGTACAATCACGGCTTGGATATTCACATAAGGACCGCAGCCGCCTTGTACGGAGTACCCGAAAAAGAAGTCACGCCCGAAATGAGGGATAAGGCCAAGGTCGTCAATTTTTCCGTAATCTACGGAGTGACCCCCTACGGACTCAGCCGCAATCTTAGAATTCCAAGAGACGAAGCGAAATCATTCATCGAACGTTATATGACACAGTATCCGGGAGTGAAAAGTTATATGGAGTCGATGGTCGAGTTTGCCGAAAAAAACGGTTACGTTCAAACGTTAACCGGTCGTCGTCGCCCGATAATCGATATTAACAGTACTCACAAATCTGCGAAAGAGGCGGCAAAAAGAATCGCGATCAATAGCCCGGTCCAGGGAACAAGCGCGGATATGATAAAAATTGCGATGATTAATATCCACGAAGACATCGAGAAAAAACATTACAGATCCAGAATGTTATTGCAAGTTCACGACGAACTTGTCTTCGAAGTTCACAAAAAGGAAAAGGAAGAATTCAAAACCTCCATGAAAAAACATATGGAAAATGCGATGCCTTTGGATCTTCCGATCCTTGTGGAAGGAAAATTCGGAGTCAACTGGGACGAAGCCCATTAG
- a CDS encoding GNAT family N-acetyltransferase — protein sequence MGTNFVGNNTKTERKLEVRIAENQLEIERTLALRYEVFNLELGEGLPQSAATRKDRDEYDLFCDHLIVIDKNRENKIVGTYRILRRFVAKQNLGFYSDNEFDITKIYELDAETAEIGRSCVHPEYRDGSVISMLWAGLGAYMQKHNIRYLFGCGSIHHTDTRSANEVYAYLKDKNALVRKEFDVTPLPGFEIPGFDPNYQVDDMKAVYKRIPALIKGYIRAGSQICGIPAWDKVFKTIDFFILFDVHDIQSKYGKRFLD from the coding sequence ATGGGAACGAATTTCGTAGGTAATAATACCAAAACAGAACGAAAATTGGAAGTTCGAATCGCCGAAAACCAGTTGGAAATAGAGCGCACTCTCGCACTTCGTTACGAAGTTTTCAATCTAGAATTGGGTGAAGGACTTCCTCAATCCGCGGCAACGCGCAAAGACAGAGACGAGTATGATCTTTTCTGCGACCATTTAATCGTGATCGATAAGAACCGAGAAAACAAAATCGTTGGGACGTATCGAATTCTCCGTAGATTCGTCGCAAAACAAAACCTAGGCTTTTATTCCGACAATGAATTCGATATCACTAAAATTTACGAATTGGACGCTGAAACCGCAGAGATAGGCAGAAGTTGTGTTCACCCCGAATACAGGGACGGATCCGTGATTTCAATGCTCTGGGCTGGGTTAGGGGCTTATATGCAGAAACATAACATTAGATATCTTTTCGGATGCGGTTCAATTCATCATACCGACACGCGATCCGCTAATGAAGTTTACGCCTATTTAAAAGATAAGAACGCTCTTGTAAGAAAAGAATTCGACGTAACTCCTCTTCCGGGTTTTGAAATTCCTGGCTTCGATCCGAACTATCAAGTGGATGATATGAAAGCCGTTTATAAAAGAATTCCGGCTTTGATTAAGGGATATATCAGAGCGGGTTCTCAAATTTGCGGAATTCCCGCTTGGGACAAGGTTTTTAAAACTATCGACTTTTTCATTCTCTTCGATGTGCATGACATACAATCCAAATACGGAAAACGTTTCCTAGATTAA
- a CDS encoding LIC10421/LIC12816 family protein: MKINKLISIISLLGLFATSSLFAVSEEVEDQLLEKAIFESAVTKEQKTAVGNYLKAIAQQKANRAEELRELARRSTGGKFLASNVQSQKYLKQAQVLEKEVQRYQSVLGNF, from the coding sequence ATGAAAATAAACAAACTGATTTCTATAATTTCCCTTCTTGGCTTGTTCGCTACAAGTTCTCTATTTGCGGTGTCGGAAGAAGTTGAGGATCAGCTTTTGGAAAAGGCGATTTTTGAAAGTGCGGTTACCAAAGAACAAAAGACTGCGGTTGGAAATTATTTGAAAGCGATTGCACAACAAAAGGCGAATAGAGCCGAAGAACTTCGAGAACTTGCAAGAAGATCTACGGGCGGAAAATTTCTCGCAAGTAATGTTCAATCTCAAAAATATCTGAAACAAGCCCAAGTACTGGAAAAAGAAGTTCAAAGATACCAATCCGTTCTTGGAAATTTTTAA
- a CDS encoding VOC family protein, whose translation MKYLHTMIRVLDLEKALDFFCITLELVVVRKKEHPEGKYTLVFLSTGETDAPEIELTYNWGQKELYTSGRNFGHLAFEVENIYQTCSKIVSRGITINRPPRDGRMAFLRSPDLISIELLQKGHALPPEEPWVSMPNTGEW comes from the coding sequence ATGAAATACCTTCACACTATGATACGGGTCTTAGATCTCGAAAAAGCTTTGGATTTTTTCTGTATAACGCTAGAACTCGTCGTTGTTCGTAAAAAAGAACATCCTGAAGGCAAATACACGCTTGTTTTCTTATCAACCGGAGAAACCGACGCGCCTGAAATCGAACTAACTTACAACTGGGGACAAAAAGAACTCTATACAAGTGGAAGAAACTTCGGCCATTTAGCTTTCGAAGTGGAAAATATCTACCAAACTTGTTCCAAAATCGTTTCCAGAGGAATCACAATCAATCGTCCTCCCCGAGATGGAAGAATGGCCTTCCTTCGTTCTCCCGATCTCATTTCAATCGAACTTCTCCAAAAAGGACACGCACTTCCGCCGGAAGAGCCTTGGGTATCCATGCCCAACACCGGAGAATGGTGA
- a CDS encoding helix-turn-helix transcriptional regulator — translation MSEIQNWNEDDFPIPVKEAGKAESRLSALLFNLLSRHSPINFTKIRSLLPDHYQNLENPDSDRKKLSRDVEELGELGFLVRSTQEGYVLDRNVSNRELRLEKEELRVLAEAILRSYQETPSLELYSLSQKLFEGKLDVYPELEMDLKTQKSLSQAEGNESEQLLKKLLEALKTKSPVQFLYYKTFPEETYRVEADPIRLIRKNSEDYYLLAYDRKKRERRRFIIPKITRVETIAENPLYQPQGQKKESSQDWVLHPALFQVHDPIEVELICDPEFSYKVRNSISEISYEEFSGDSFRLKVTNREGLFPLLIEARDSIRSILPTSVASDFRKYMEQIAINYRMIVADFF, via the coding sequence ATGTCAGAAATTCAAAATTGGAACGAGGACGATTTTCCGATTCCCGTAAAAGAGGCCGGAAAAGCCGAATCCAGGCTTTCCGCTCTATTGTTCAATTTGTTAAGTCGCCATTCTCCGATAAATTTTACGAAAATTCGTTCTTTGCTCCCAGACCACTATCAGAATTTGGAAAACCCGGATTCGGACCGGAAAAAACTTTCCAGAGACGTAGAGGAATTGGGGGAACTCGGCTTTTTGGTTCGTTCCACACAGGAGGGTTACGTTCTCGATCGAAACGTATCCAATCGGGAATTGAGATTGGAAAAAGAGGAATTGCGGGTGCTTGCGGAAGCGATTCTTAGATCGTATCAAGAAACTCCTTCTTTGGAACTGTATTCTTTGTCTCAAAAGTTATTCGAGGGAAAACTCGATGTTTATCCCGAATTGGAAATGGATCTGAAAACTCAAAAGTCGTTGAGTCAAGCGGAAGGAAACGAGTCGGAGCAACTTTTGAAAAAACTTTTAGAAGCTTTGAAAACGAAATCTCCCGTTCAATTTCTATATTATAAAACCTTTCCGGAAGAAACCTATCGGGTGGAAGCCGATCCGATTCGGTTGATTCGAAAAAATTCGGAGGACTATTATCTTCTCGCCTACGACAGAAAAAAAAGAGAAAGAAGGAGATTCATTATTCCCAAAATCACGAGGGTGGAAACGATCGCGGAAAATCCTCTTTATCAACCTCAAGGGCAGAAAAAGGAAAGTTCACAGGATTGGGTTTTGCACCCTGCTCTCTTTCAGGTACATGACCCGATAGAAGTCGAATTAATTTGCGATCCGGAATTCTCGTACAAAGTTCGAAATTCGATATCAGAAATTTCTTATGAAGAATTTTCGGGGGATTCGTTTCGACTTAAGGTAACAAATCGAGAAGGACTTTTCCCGTTATTGATCGAAGCGAGAGATTCGATTCGATCAATTCTTCCGACGTCCGTAGCTTCGGATTTCAGAAAGTATATGGAACAAATCGCAATTAACTACCGAATGATTGTCGCTGATTTCTTTTAA
- a CDS encoding RidA family protein, whose amino-acid sequence MSIQSKIESLGYKLPPAPQAIAAYIPANRSGNLVFTSGQLPLKDGQLALTGKLGETLSVDDVKEATIQASLNAIAAASAVCGGPDKIVKIVKIGVFVACSPNFTEHHLVANHGSNFFLSVFGDAGRHARFAVGVPSLPLNAPVEVEVTFQVADAP is encoded by the coding sequence ATGAGCATCCAAAGTAAAATCGAATCCCTGGGTTACAAACTTCCGCCTGCTCCTCAAGCGATCGCGGCGTATATTCCCGCCAACCGATCCGGAAATCTCGTTTTCACTTCCGGTCAACTCCCGCTCAAAGACGGTCAGTTAGCACTCACCGGAAAATTGGGCGAAACCCTTTCCGTGGACGATGTAAAAGAAGCCACAATTCAGGCCAGTTTGAATGCGATTGCGGCCGCTTCCGCGGTTTGTGGCGGTCCGGATAAAATCGTAAAAATCGTAAAGATCGGGGTTTTTGTAGCCTGCAGTCCGAATTTTACGGAACACCATTTGGTTGCGAATCACGGAAGTAATTTTTTTCTTTCCGTGTTTGGAGACGCGGGACGTCATGCGCGCTTTGCTGTCGGGGTTCCTTCTCTTCCTTTGAACGCGCCTGTGGAAGTGGAAGTCACCTTTCAGGTTGCAGATGCTCCGTAA
- a CDS encoding class I SAM-dependent methyltransferase produces MYPKLELVPHPQYPEQYRICQRTGVCFYKPARTREYEDSYFLEEYKNQYQKTYYEDEISLRALAQKRLGILGRFHNRRDSTLFELGSAAGFFLDEARKIGYQVTGLEISPAEAEYSRKILGLDVHCASFLRENVLQGRSFDVVAAFFVVEHFPDADFVFEKLTDLVKPEGFLFLGLPSLYGPTFQTNPEEWFRTHPSDHFWDYSPDSLKKMLKGYGFKTEYKKPMSYHPSRDRGWRGKTLSHRLFTCLSNLTCYGDTFHLIAQKRHT; encoded by the coding sequence ATGTATCCGAAACTTGAGCTCGTTCCTCATCCGCAGTACCCCGAACAGTATCGGATCTGCCAAAGAACCGGGGTTTGTTTTTACAAACCCGCTAGAACCCGAGAATACGAAGATTCTTATTTTTTAGAAGAATACAAAAATCAATACCAAAAGACCTACTACGAAGACGAAATTTCTCTTCGTGCTTTGGCTCAAAAAAGGCTCGGGATTTTAGGTAGATTCCACAATCGCCGGGACTCTACTTTGTTCGAACTTGGTTCGGCGGCGGGTTTTTTTTTGGACGAAGCTCGGAAAATCGGATACCAGGTGACCGGTCTGGAAATTTCTCCCGCCGAAGCGGAATACTCCAGAAAGATCTTGGGGCTCGACGTTCATTGCGCTTCTTTCTTAAGGGAGAATGTTTTGCAAGGTCGCTCCTTTGACGTGGTCGCCGCCTTTTTCGTGGTGGAGCATTTTCCGGACGCGGATTTCGTCTTTGAAAAGTTAACCGATCTTGTCAAACCAGAAGGCTTTCTATTCTTAGGCCTACCTTCTCTTTACGGCCCGACTTTTCAAACCAATCCGGAAGAATGGTTCCGCACGCATCCGTCGGATCATTTTTGGGATTACAGCCCAGACTCCCTGAAAAAAATGTTGAAAGGATACGGTTTTAAGACTGAGTATAAGAAACCGATGTCCTACCACCCGTCCCGAGATAGGGGTTGGAGAGGAAAAACGCTGAGTCATCGTCTTTTTACATGTCTCTCAAACCTCACCTGTTACGGTGATACATTCCACTTAATCGCTCAGAAGCGGCACACATGA